The sequence TCATGGTCTCGAAGTTCGGCAGCCGTTCCCAGCGCCCTTCGTAGAAGGAATACCGGAAGTTCGGTTCGCCGCGCACATCTTTCAAGAAATACGATGCGATGTCGTTCGCCTCGGGCTCCGTAAGATTCAGCGACGGCATCCGGCCCGAGCTGCGCACCTTGAGCGGATCGCGCAGAAAATCGGCGAGCGACTTGAGCGTGTACTTTGCGTCGACCTTCGGCAGCGGCACGGCGAACGGAACCGGCTTCGCATCGGCCTTCTGTGAATTGTGACAAGCCGCACAGCCGACTTCGTGGAACAGTTGCTCGCCGCGCTTCACGGCCCCTTGGTCGATGTTCGCATCGTGGAGCGTTTGCGTCGTCGTCGAAGCCAGGAAGTGAACAAGCGCTTCGACACTCTTCGCCTTCTCTTCGAGCGGCAGAGTCGCAAGCATGTCGGGCATCGTCGTGCCGGGCTTCGCTTGATGCGGGTTGGCGAGCAACGCGCGAATCCATTCGGGTCGAACCCGATTGCCGACGTCGCTCAAGACCGGTGCTTTCTTGGCATGGACGAAGTCGGCGAGTGCGCGGTCGAGTTGATGGCAACTCGTGCAATTCAGTTCTCCCGCCAGTAAAAGGCCGCCGGCGGCGAGATCGGTTTTCTTCGCTTGGTAAAGCCGCTCGTAAGAGGCGATTACCGGCGTGGCGATCGACGTCGGCGCGGGAGACTTCGCGGTAGGTGCGGCCGCGAGCGTGGCGACGACCAAGAGCAAGGCTGAGTTCATGCGTGGGGTTCGGCCGATGAGCAGGAAGGAAAAATCAAGCGGGAGCGGCGGCCGTAAGGGAAACGAACGCGACGCTGCCGGCGGGGGAATCGCGGGGAGGAACATCACTTTAATCGGTGCGCCGGCCCGGCGACAGACCCTACCTGAGGCGGCCGAAATACGTCGCCGGAGGTGAGTTCATGTCGCTCGGCGATTGCGCGTCGGCCGTTTGACGACGCTCTCGGCGGCGACTATTCTCGCGGGAGTTTCGCTGCTCCGAAGTTCGCACATAGCTTCGCATTCCGCTTCTATCGTCCGGAGAAAATCGTCATGTTCGCACGCCTCGGCCTACTACTGATCACGGCGCTCACGCTCGCCGCTTCCGCTGCGACCGTTCGCGCAGCGGATCCCGAAGAGGGATTCATTTGGATGTTCGACGGTAAGTCGCTCGAAGGTTGGGACGGCGATCCGAAATTCTGGAGCGTCGGCGACGGCGGAGCGATCACCGGCCGCACGACTGCGGAGAACCCGACTAAAGGAAACACGTTCCTGATCTATCGCAAGGCCGAAGTCGCCGACTTCGAGTTCCGTTGCGAATTCAAAATCATCGGCGGCAACTCCGGCATTCAATATAGGAGCGAAGAAGTCGCGAAGTGGGTCATCAAGGGATACCAAGCCGACTTCGACGCCGGCGGCGGATGGACCGGGTCGCTCTATGAAGAGAAGGGGCGCGGCATTCTCGCCAAGCGCGGCAACAAGGTCTTGGTTCCTGCCGGCGGCAAACCGGAGAACAAAGAATCGATCGTGACCGAGAAGGAAGTCGTCGATTCGGTGAAGAAGGAAGATTGGAATTCCTACACGATCCTCGCCGAAGGAAACCATCTGATCCAAAAGGTCAACGGCATCACGACCGTCGATCTCGTCGATGAAGACGATAAGGCCGGCAAGAAGTCGGGCCTGCTCGCGTTGCAATTGCACGCCGGCCCGCCGATGACCGTCGAGTTCCGCAACATTCGGATTCGCCACATCAAATCCGCCAAGCCGGTAGAGAAAGTCTCGAAGCGCCTCGCTCCGCCTGCGGGCGAAGGAAAGAAGATCGTCTTCGTCGCCGGCAAGCCGAGCCACGGCTACGGGGCGCACGAACACAACGCGGGCTGCATTCTCCTCGCGAAGGAACTCGAGAAGGCGTTGCCGAATTATAAGACGGTCGTCTATCGCAACGGCTGGCCGACCGAAGCCGGCGCCTTCGACGGTGCCAACGCAATCATCATGTATTGCGACGGCGGTGGCGGACACATGGTGAACGCCCACTTGGAAGAAGTCGACGCGCTGGCGAAGAAGGGGGTCGGCATCGTTTGCATCCATTACGGCGTCGAAGTCCCGGCCGATCCGGCAGGGAAGAAGTTCTTGGAATGGATCGGCGGTTACTTCGAGGCCAATTGGTCGGTCAATCCTCACTGGACTCCGAAGTTCGACAAGCTGCCCGAGCACGCGATCACGCGCGGCGTGAAACCGTTTTCGATCAACGACGAATGGTATTACCACATGCGCTTTCGCCCCGAGCTGCAAGGGGTGACGCCGATCCTCTCGGCGCTGCCGGGCCCGGACACGTTGACGCGCCCCGATGGTGCGCATAGCGGCAACCCGAACGTTCGTAAGGCGGTCGCGGCCGGCGAGATTCAGCACATGGCTTGGGCTTCGGAAAACGCCGGCGGCGGTCGCGGCTTCGGCTTCACCGGCGGTCACGATCATTGGAACTGGGGCTGTCCCGACTTCTTGAAGATCGTGCTCAATGCGATCGTTTGGACCGCGCACGGCGAAGTGCCGGCGGAAGGGGTCGTCGCGCCGACGGTGACGCTCGCCGAGCTTGAGAAAAACCAAGACTATCCGGCTCCCGCCAACTTCAATCGCGAGACGGTGATCAAGAAGATCAACGCTGCCGGCGGCAAAGCCGACGGGGAATAATTTCGCGCAACGTGGTTCGCAACATCGCATCTGCACGTTGTCGGCGTGCGCGTGCGCAGCGGATCGTCATGCGTTGCCGGCATGCGCCGAGAATTATTCTCGGCGGTGTTTTAAAACGGCCTTGACCCTCGCCGGACCTTCTCCTATTCTCCCGCCGCACGTTCGGACATGGCAACGACGCGAGTCGCGGCCGGGTTCGAGCGAGAGCGGTACGAAGCGGATATCCGCGCGATAGGGTCTGCACCGGAAGCGGCTTGCTCAGCGAGTTCGGTTCTGCGGACCACGGAGAGGTTCGTTCGGCAAGGATGCCGTCCGAAAGCTCCGGCATCGCGTCATCTCGTATCGCGGGGCGTCCAATCGCTCCCGGAAAGATCGGCGTCCTTCGCCCCCCTGGGACCCGTCTTTCCGGGAGTTTTTTTGCGCGCATGGATCTACTGATGTAAGCGTTGCAAGTCGCGGCGGTGCGAAGTTAGCGCACCGTCTTATGCGGAGCGAGTAGCGGGGCTGCCGCGCTCGGCGCGATCACCACATCGTTCGGGCCGATTCCTGCGCCGACGAAGCCCGAGTGGTTCGAGAAGAGGTCGTCGCCGAGATCGCGACGTCGGCAACAATTCAGGAACAGCGCGTGGCCGTCTTCGAAGAAGACGTTCTGGCCGCCGCAGCCGTGGTTCAAACTTCCCAACGCGTGATCTTGCGGGGCGTCGGCCAAGAGCGCGAAGTGGGGCCGACTTTGATTGCGGACGAAATGGTAGCTGCCGTCTTCGACGTAGCCCAGAGCGTAGCCGTAGCTACCTCCCATCTTCGCTGTCAATTTGTCGAGCGCTGCCGAATCGGCATGCTCCAATTCGTCGAGCGTCGGAATGTTCTCGAACTGGGCGCAAGCCCGAGCTTGTCCCGGACAAACGACATCGCTCGCATCCATGAGCAGCCGCGCTTGCTGCAAGCGAGGAGCATAAACGCCGGCATGCGCCAGAGGGCCCGAGTGGGGAACTTCGGGGAATAGATCGCCGTGCGTGCGACTGTAGTCGATCAGAGCCATCCCTACGCGATGCAGTTTATCGCGGCAAGCGACGACGCGCGACTGATACCGCATCGACGCCAAGGCGGGAAAGAAGAGCAGCGAGGCAGCGACGACGATTCCCGCCGTCACAGTCGCATCGGCCCAACCCCAACGCCGCGCGGGGGGAGCGGTAAGATCGACGGGCTGAGAAGCCTCGTAGCGCTTCCGCAGAGACATGAGAGAAGCAGCATCTTCGGACGGAACCGCTTCTTCGTAGCGCGACGAATTCTTTTCCACGACGTCCGCTAGACCCGAAATCCATTCACAAGTTCGCTTAGCGAGACCCTCGGGTGGGTCGTAGCTCGCGGTTGTCCCATCGATCGGTTCTAAACTTCGCCGGAGCAGTTCTAAGTCGCGGCGAAGTTCGGGGTCGATCGAGAGTCGGCGTTCTAGTTCGCGTTCCTCGTCAGGCTCCAATGCTCTCAGCAAGTAGCCCAGCAATTTGTCGCGCATCGAACTTCTCGCGGATTACGATAGGTGGGCCTCTTGGAAGGCCTCGTTGAGCTTGAGCACTGCCGTGTGCAAGCGGCTCTTGACGGTGCCGACCGGCACGTTCAACCGATCGGCGGCTTCCCGATACTTGAGTCCCTGGTAGTAGATCATATTCACGGCTGAGCGCAACTGCTCCGGCAGTTCGCCGACGGCACCGCGCACCCACTCTTCCCGCTCGCCCGACTCGAGGTTGGCTTGCGGAGCGGCCTCGCGGCTTTCCAGCAAGTTCAACAGCGAGCCCACATCGTCGTCGGCGTTTTCGCGCTCGCGTCGGTCCAAGCTTACCAACTTGTGGCGCTTCGTGCGGCGCTGAAGGTCGATCGCTTGATTCGTCGCAATCGTATACAGCCACGGACGAACCTTACGATCGGCTTCGAACTGCTTGCACTTCAAGTGGACTTGGAGAAAAGTCGCTTGAAAGGCATCTTCCGCCGCCGCTTGATCGTTCAAGAATCGGCGAAGGTAGCTGTACAGTTCGCGCTCGTAGCGATGGACAAGCTGGTCGAAGGCCGCGCGGTTACCGGCATCGCGATACGATGCCAGCAATTCCTCATCGGTCCATTCTCCCAGCGTCCGAGCCGATACGCGAGCGATTCGTTGCAGGGGCAGTGTTGCTGTAACCATATACGTGCCGTTTAAGGGAATAGTTCTCGACAACCACGTCGACGCTATTACCTCTCCTAAAAGCTTGCGATTCGTACTTCGTCGTCGACCGGAACCCGTTGCGAGAGGCCTCGATGCCTCTTTGGCAGGTACCACGCCCGGTCGGCGGGGCGAATGATACCTTCTAATGCAACCGATATGCCGAACCTGTCGTCAAAGCGGTGAATGCGTGTGCAGTACACGGCACAATCGGCGCAAAACGTATATGTAGAAGCTAGTTGCGACGAATGAAATTTTTTGGTCCGAGTTCCAACTACGGCAGGATTGTAAAAACGGCCTCCTGAAAATTTTGCTGGCGGTTACATGGGTAAATTGCAGGAAATGTCGCACCTTACGATATTTTCCTTCATTTTCGCTCAGGGTTCTGCCGAGAAGCCGTCGTCCCCCCTTGTTGTGTCAATATGACGACAGGATGGCTCAAAGTGAGACGGCGAGTTCCCGCCGGCTAAGTGGCCGGTATGGAATGGCGTATGAAAATAGCGCAGCCGTATGAAATTGAAACTCCGAGCCGCAACTCATCGAAGCGTTCTCGGATTGAGATTGTTACGCCTCGCTCCGCGCTCTTGGTTCTTATTCATTACCGCGGTGTTGCCCTTCGCATAAACGAATTTTGTCGGGCATTGAAAGCGCGACTACTCCTAACGAGAATGTGGCGAGAGCCCTGATTTTTCGTCTCCGTGTCGTCGCCCCCACTAGGATCGCGCATGCGCCTGGCCGTTCTCGCGCGAATTCCTCGCTTCGTTATCGTTTCTCTCTTCGCTCTCGGGTGTGCGGCGGTCGCGTTGCGTTCGTTCGCGCAAGATCCGAAGAAGCCCGTCGCGGTAGTTCCGAAGCCGGCGGCGACTCCGATAGCGCCGCCGAAGCCGAGTGCGACGGCGACTCCGACAGCTTCGCCGACCGGCACGAAACCGGCGCCTGCACCGAGCTCCGTCGTTGCTTCGTATGCAGCGCAGCGAGATTTTCTCGCCAAGCATACGAAGGTGCTCGAGCTCACCGATGGGCGCGGCGCGCATGTCGCCATCTGCCCGGAGTGGCAAGGTCGGGTCATGACGTCGAGTTGCGAAGGCCCTGAGGGGCCCGGCTTCGGTTGGCTCAACGAGCCGTTTATTCGCGCCGGCAAGTTGGATGCACACTTCAACAACTACGGCGGCGAAGATCGTTTCTGGCTCGGACCCGAGGCCGGGCAATTCGGACTCTGGTTTGCGCCGGGAAAGAAACAGACGCTCGCCGATTGGTTCACGCCTGCCACGCTCAACGCCGGGCCGTTCGCCGTCTCGCAACAGACCGAGGCCTCGTTCTATCACATGACGCGCGGCGTGCAGTTGCAGAACGCTAAGGGGACGCGGTTCGATCTCGCCGTGGCCCGCGATGTTCGTTTGTTGTCGGCTTATCACTTCGGCGAGTTTTTCGGCGCCCCCGCCGCGAAGCTCGCCGCCGACGGCAAGCTGAAGCTCGTCGGCTTCGAATCGCGCAACGTCGTTACGAACAAAGCGAAGCCGCTCGCAGCCGCCGAAGGCTTGGTATCGATTTGGACGTTGGGTATGTTTCCTCCCGGCCCACAGACGGCGCTGATCGTTCCTTATCGCTCCGACGCCGATGCCGCGAAGGAAGCGGCGCTGGGGCCGATCGTCAACACCGATTACTTCGGCAAGATTCCTCCGGAGCGGCTGCTCGTCTTGCCGAAGGCGATTCTATTTCGAGGCGACGGCACGTTTCGCGCGAAGCTCGGTGTGTCTACGCGCCGCGCGGTGCCGTACATGGGGGCGATCGACTTCGCCTCGGGCACGTTGACGCTCATTCATTTCACGATGCCGAGCGATCCGGCCGGTGCGAAGTATGTGAACAACCAATGGCAGCTTCCGCAAGCCGAGCCGTTCGTCGGCGACATCGCCAACGTCTACAACGATGGTCCCGCGGAGCCGGGCAAGCCGAGCCTCGGAGGCTTCTACGAGTTGGAGTCGTCGTCGCCGGCGCAAGAGCTCGCCACCGGCCAATCGCTCACCCACCATCATCGAACGTTCCACTTGCGCGGCAACCCGGCCGTTCTCGCCGCCGTGATGAAAGCGGTCCTCGGCATCGATGCCGAAGAAGCGAAACGCTTTCTCGCCGAGAAAGCCAAGTGATCAACGCTAAATGATAAATGAAGAGACGATGTTCGCTCCGACATTTATCATTTAGCATTTATCATTTCCTCTGACCTCCGACCCCTTCTTCAGCCCCATGCTCTCCCGCGTTCTCGAACCCGAAGCGATGGACACGCTTGACGAAGCGCGCGACTACGATGCGATCGATCATCGCGATGTCAATCGACTCTTCGCCGCCGACGTGCTCGCTGCTTTGCAACAGGCAGGACTCTTATCTACGGACCAAGGTTGCCATGTCATCGACATCGGCACCGGCACGGCGCGGATACCGATCGAGCTCGTGCGGCAAGCGCGTGAAGCCGGCGTCGGCCGAGGCTTGATCGTCGCCGCGGTCGATCTCGCGGCCGAGATGCTCGTGGTCGCGAAGGAGAACGTCGCCGCGGCCGGCATGGCCGATGTGATTCGCTTGGAACGACTCGACGTCAAGACGCTGCCGTATCCTGACGAGCGCTTCGCGGCCGTCCTTTCCAACAGCATCGTGCATCACATTCCCGACCCGGCGGAAGCGATCGCCGAAGCGGTTCGCGTCACGCGCCCCGGCGGCTTGCTCTTCTTTCGCGATCTCCGCCGACCTCGCGATGCCGCTGAGCTGGAGCGCTTGGTCACTTTGCACACCGCCGGCTCGAGTCCGACGCAGCGCGAGCTGTTTGCCGCGTCGCTGCGTGCGGCGCTCACCGTCGACGAGATCGGGGAGATCGTCGCTGCGTTGGGATTTCCCGCCGCCGAGGTGCGTGCGACGAGCGACCGGCATTGGACATGGCGTTCGACGAAGCCGTAGAATGCCGGAGTCGGTCGCACGTGGCATACCCGCAGGAATAAGACGATGAAACTCTTTCGGTCGATACGCGCCGTCGCCTCGCTCGCGATTCTCGGCGGCGCGGTATTAGGTTCCTCGTCGAGTTCTACGTTCGGAGCCGACGAAGTGAAGCCGCCGATTCAGACGAAAGCGGCGGAGAAGCCGGCGGGCGAGAAGACCGATCGCGAGCGGATCATCGGCACCTGGATCGTGGCCCGCCTCGGGGGCGGAAGCCTGCCGGAACGTAAGCCGGCCGAGGGAGATTCGATCACGCTGACGATCGAGAACGAGCAGTTCAAGGCCATCGTCATCAACGACGGCAACACGCAGGAAGTCGTCGGGAGCTTTTCGCTCGTCGCCGAAGAGACGCCGAAGCTGCTCGATGCCGTCGTGCAGAACGGAGACAAAGCGATGTCGGTCTACGCGCTCTACGAACTCGAAGAAAAGGTGTTAAAGATTCGCTTCAACGCCGCCACCGGTGAACGCCCCGCCGACTTCAAGACGCCGGTCGAAGGAGGAATGACTTTGATTTTCCATCGGAAAATCAAGTAAACCAGAAACCAAAAACTAGAAACCAGAAAAGCGTTGCCGCGATCTTTCGAGTTTCCCACTCTTTCTTCTAGTTTCAAGTTTCTGCTTTCTAGTCTTCTTCTTACGGCGGCGTCGGGCGCTCGCTCATCAGATACGCCAGCAGGTCGCGCAGTTCGCTCGGCGTCTTCACGACTCCTTGCGGCATCGGCGACAGCGTTGTCGGGGCTCGTTCTTCGATCTCTTTCTTCGCGAGCGTCCGTCGCGAGGCGTCGGGCAGCAGCAACTCTACGCCGTCGGCCGTTTCCGCAACGACGAGCCCTACGAGCGTCAGCCCTCCGTCGGTCGTGAAGCTTTGTGCGCGAAACGGCTCGGCCACTTGCCGGCTCGGCGACAAGACCGATTCGACCAAGTGCGGCACG is a genomic window of Planctomycetia bacterium containing:
- a CDS encoding methyltransferase domain-containing protein, giving the protein MLSRVLEPEAMDTLDEARDYDAIDHRDVNRLFAADVLAALQQAGLLSTDQGCHVIDIGTGTARIPIELVRQAREAGVGRGLIVAAVDLAAEMLVVAKENVAAAGMADVIRLERLDVKTLPYPDERFAAVLSNSIVHHIPDPAEAIAEAVRVTRPGGLLFFRDLRRPRDAAELERLVTLHTAGSSPTQRELFAASLRAALTVDEIGEIVAALGFPAAEVRATSDRHWTWRSTKP
- a CDS encoding DUF1080 domain-containing protein is translated as MFARLGLLLITALTLAASAATVRAADPEEGFIWMFDGKSLEGWDGDPKFWSVGDGGAITGRTTAENPTKGNTFLIYRKAEVADFEFRCEFKIIGGNSGIQYRSEEVAKWVIKGYQADFDAGGGWTGSLYEEKGRGILAKRGNKVLVPAGGKPENKESIVTEKEVVDSVKKEDWNSYTILAEGNHLIQKVNGITTVDLVDEDDKAGKKSGLLALQLHAGPPMTVEFRNIRIRHIKSAKPVEKVSKRLAPPAGEGKKIVFVAGKPSHGYGAHEHNAGCILLAKELEKALPNYKTVVYRNGWPTEAGAFDGANAIIMYCDGGGGHMVNAHLEEVDALAKKGVGIVCIHYGVEVPADPAGKKFLEWIGGYFEANWSVNPHWTPKFDKLPEHAITRGVKPFSINDEWYYHMRFRPELQGVTPILSALPGPDTLTRPDGAHSGNPNVRKAVAAGEIQHMAWASENAGGGRGFGFTGGHDHWNWGCPDFLKIVLNAIVWTAHGEVPAEGVVAPTVTLAELEKNQDYPAPANFNRETVIKKINAAGGKADGE
- a CDS encoding sigma-70 family RNA polymerase sigma factor, with the translated sequence MVTATLPLQRIARVSARTLGEWTDEELLASYRDAGNRAAFDQLVHRYERELYSYLRRFLNDQAAAEDAFQATFLQVHLKCKQFEADRKVRPWLYTIATNQAIDLQRRTKRHKLVSLDRRERENADDDVGSLLNLLESREAAPQANLESGEREEWVRGAVGELPEQLRSAVNMIYYQGLKYREAADRLNVPVGTVKSRLHTAVLKLNEAFQEAHLS